In the genome of Mastomys coucha isolate ucsf_1 unplaced genomic scaffold, UCSF_Mcou_1 pScaffold21, whole genome shotgun sequence, the window ACCAGCACTTTTGTCTCTAATGCTCTGCTATATCCTCTGGGATACAGAACTCAGTCTTCCATCAGAGGCCTCAGGTCACTATTTCAGATCTCATGGGATTTAGACATGAAGGACCATGCACATGGATATAAGTACAACACATATAATAGGATTCTGATGTTTTGGGATCACCACGCTAAACATCTGAACCAGGTTATTTtcacctctatttttttttctttttgcctactTGAAACTAGGTATGAGAAGACATATGACAGGCTGGCCAGACACAGCATGTCTTAGTAAATGGTAGTACATCCACTGCCAAGAAGCTTTGTTAGAGGCCTCAGGCAGATGTGTTCCAGTTGATTGTCCAATTGATTAATTCTTTATAAAAGCAGTTTTGATTCCATTCACCCAGATCAAAGTCAGTCATGAAAATGATTGCTCGTTCCTTGGAGAAGATATCCCTATAGTCCTCATATTTAATTTCTGTATAGCTTTTCATGATGatatttatgatgatgatgataatggtgaaaAATCTCTATTTCTCTTAAACAGGCATCATTGGGAATGGTGGGAGTCAGATGACAATCATGGCCAAGTAAGAAGCTACAGAAGAGATGCTGATCACGGTCTGGATACTTGTTTGTTACCAGTTTTCCCTGCTTCTTCAGATGCAACATCTTTTACTTTCTACTTTTGAGACATATTTAGACTAAGATGGAAAGTATTCATCTTAGACAGCAAAGCTGAACCGGGTGAGTCTACTGCCATGTTGAGGGGGAAAACATGAGCTGTAAAGATTGAAGATGATCAAATGAGGGACTGAAACATTTTCAGGGTTagaaagaaagatgaacattAGATACTTTCAATATTGTTTTTGATACATTGAGATATTTATGTTTTAAGGCATCTCTACAGACCTTTAACATAATAGAAGTCTGCTTTTGCTGCAATAATAAAGCTGTGTAATATTTAaagcattttgatttttgttgaaaaatataatttaatttatccTAAGTATTTTCTCCACCATTATTATATTAGAGGGTTTAAAGACTATATTGGAAATGCAGCAAGTAACCTATAGTGATAGTTATAATAATATCAATAAAGGAAACATGGGTAATATAAAGAGCACATTTATCTCATATGTGGAAAATAAACTTAAGGATTCAAGAAGTCATCGTGGGGATATAGTTCATATTCTCAACTCAAAAACATGTTAGTGGATTCCCTGGTCTTCCTACTTGCTTATACATGCATTGAGAGTTGACTGTTACTTGGTATGGTGGGTGGCACATGCTCttagttctagcactcaggaagacaggtgctgtgagttcatggcctACCTAGTCTAGgtagtgagttccacaacagtgAGGTTAAATGGTGAGATCCTATCTCTAAAATAATGTTGGCTATTATTATTGAGGAGGTAATAAGTAGTGACCTTGAAAAGAATCTACAACAGTTTTCtagcaacaaaagagaaaactgaccATCAATGAGTAGGGGGAGCTAGTGTAGCTCTTGCCCACAGTCATTCATCTTCTTAAAATACATCTAGTTGCACATAAACttacacatgtgtatttgtgaatGTATATCATacaacagtaaatattttaatgggTAATGTTTTTGATATAAATCAGTGATAGAATACACAGTATGTAGCAGGACCAGAATTTAACTCACAGcaacccaaaataaaaacaaaaagtaactatTACATCCACACCCCAAACACTAGCTTCTTTCCCATTATGAGATAAATATGTATTTGATTAAACATATGCTTACATATACatgctaataaaaaaatttttttgtatgtgtaagtAGGAAGATTTCAGTCCTAAAATACACTACAGTCTAAGTAGTATCAAAGAGATACTTGTACATAGAAATATCCACCATGGTCTAATATTATGGGTCTCCAAAGCAGCCCTTAGCCAAATCACATATAACCATTATGATGAAATACCAGGTTATTTTCATCATGCACAGAGTCAAGGATCTACTAGATGGGAGATAATTAACCATAATCTGATTTTCTCTTAATATTCTATTTCTGAATTAGATGATATCAGTAAAACATGCTCTGCACCAAGGAATTCTATGTGTGActtgatgaattaaaaatataacatgctACCTACAAGGGTTCCTGTATCATAAGAATAACAAGTGTCAGTAGCAAGATGGAAGGATGAAGATGGAAACTCATCCCTTGATATCATACCCTGAGCAAGTCTGCACCCAACACTGCCACACAGATACTCAGAACTAGTAAGCaggcattattttattattagcaaGAGATGTTCCAGATCTTCAGAAATTCCAACAGCTCTAGGATCCAGGTGTCTGAGTTCATTCTGATGGGATTTCCAGGTATCCATAGCTGGCAGCACTGGCTCTCCCTGCCCCTGGCTCTGCTCTATGTCTTGGCTCTCATTGCCAACACACTTATTGTGACTGTCATTTACCAAGAGGCATCACTACACCAGCCTATGTACCATTTCCTGGGCATCCTTGCTATTGTGGACATGGGTCTGGCGACTACTATCATGCCCAAGATTTTAGCCATCTTATGGTTCAATGCTAAGGCTATCAGTTTCAATGAGTGCTTTGCTCAGATGTATGCCATACATTTTTTTGTTGCCATGGAGTCGGGCATCTTTGTCTGCATGGCTTTAGATAGGTATGTGGCAATTTGCAGACCACTGAGATACTCTTCAATAGTTACTGAATCTTTTGTGGTCAAAGCAACTGTGTTTATGGCCTTCAGAAATTGTGTGGCTCCCATGTCAGTACCTGTATTGGCTGCTCAGAGAAATTACTGTTCCCGGAATCAAATCAACCACTGTTTTTGTACTAACCTGGGGGTCACTAGCCTTGCCTGTGATGACAGGAAAATCAACAGCATCAACCAGCTATTCCTGGCTTGGGCAGTCATGGGAAGTGA includes:
- the LOC116100762 gene encoding putative olfactory receptor 56B2, producing MFQIFRNSNSSRIQVSEFILMGFPGIHSWQHWLSLPLALLYVLALIANTLIVTVIYQEASLHQPMYHFLGILAIVDMGLATTIMPKILAILWFNAKAISFNECFAQMYAIHFFVAMESGIFVCMALDRYVAICRPLRYSSIVTESFVVKATVFMAFRNCVAPMSVPVLAAQRNYCSRNQINHCFCTNLGVTSLACDDRKINSINQLFLAWAVMGSDLGLIMVSYALILRSVLRLNSAEAASKALSTCTSHLILIFFFYTVIIVMSITHSAKMSVPVIPVLLNVLHNVIPPALNPMVYALKNKELKQGLFKVLRLDVKGG